A stretch of Rhinoderma darwinii isolate aRhiDar2 chromosome 4, aRhiDar2.hap1, whole genome shotgun sequence DNA encodes these proteins:
- the LOC142760771 gene encoding putative G-protein coupled receptor 148, translating to MNSSGCAVSLMSQRDVDNFSLNVASLSPYLHSDWVLLPFHLEIRMFLLPTTICFVAAISVTPPILFSIFSNFSLRQETRFLLLGNALVSDLIYLFLYTLNSICNMINIHISKHMCVLLLFSLAVSYGGGVLTAGGMVVDTYLAILCPLHYLILLPPSRTKKFIVLLWFSSCLFAGILFLVLYFTQKPVPCQYDFCSLPVILLMTLHGDQTIRLIHILFIIGFLLCFSMILCCYIFLCYKTRESGLWKGVSSRASVTFLMHHIILGFYFCPLLLLLAESMLYINEVIGLKTGMLITLTICHVLIVLPKGVSPFLYGFRYREIYRSLRLFWKFKRHSLVAPAHGYT from the coding sequence ATGAACTCTTCAGGCTGTGCTGTGTCACTGATGTCACAAAGAGACGTGGACAATTTTTCCCTAAATGTGGCCAGCCTGTCTCCCTATTTGCATTCAGATTGGGTATTGCTTCCTTTTCACCTGGAAATCAGGATGTTTCTGCTTCCTACTACAATCTGCTTTGTagctgccatttcagtgacaccgCCAATTCTGTTTTCTATCTTTTCCAACTTCAGCTTGCGTCAGGAAACTCGGTTCCTGCTACTTGGAAATGCTCTGGTTTCAGATTTAATATATCTGTTTTTGTACACTTTGAACAGCATTTGTAACATGATCAACATACATATCTCAAAACACATGTGCGTGCTGCTTCTGTTTTCACTGGCTGTATCCTACGGTGGTGGAGTTCTGACAGCAGGAGGAATGGTGGTGGACACATACCTGGCAATCCTGTGTCCTCTACATTACTTGATCCTTCTACCTCCATCAAGAACTAAAAAGTTCATCGTCTTGCTATGGTTCTCTTCATGTCTTTTTGCTGGAATCTTGTTTTTAGTTTTGTACTTTACTCAAAAACCTGTTCCCTGCCAATATGATTTTTGTTCTCTTCCTGTCATACTTCTTATGACGTTACATGGTGACCAGACGATCAGGCTGATCCATATTCTTTTTATTATTGGTTTCCTATTATGCTTTTCAATGATTTTGTGCTGCTACATATTCCTGTGTTATAAAACCAGGGAAAGTGGTTTGTGGAAAGGTGTTTCCTCGAGGGCGAGTGTCACGTTCTTGATGCACCACATCATACTCGGGTTCTACTtctgtcctcttcttcttctgttggCAGAATCCATGTTATACATTAATGAGGTTATAGGTCTAAAGACAGGAATGTTGATCACACTAACCATCTGTCATGTCCTAATAGTCTTGCCAAAAGGTGTGTCTCCGTTCCTATATGGGTTCAGATACAGGGAGATATATAGATCTCTCAGGCTGTTCTGGAAATTCAAGCGACACAGTCTTGTAGCACCAGCTCACGGATACACTTAA